A genomic stretch from Salarias fasciatus chromosome 10, fSalaFa1.1, whole genome shotgun sequence includes:
- the LOC115395574 gene encoding vascular endothelial zinc finger 1 isoform X2 produces the protein MEPSWSTFLFQQANEALHHQHQVAQNSLLPLLNAGNEQVDQKPVLPIQIDQKPPTGIADHLKDNVAGGGGQRPPVPVIKKEHKGKTPFVCGYCNKAFRDSYHLRRHESSHTGIKMVSRPKKTAQTAPTMVPMISTMPRENNGNPSYTSTQNVPKKPAKPVKKNHGCEMCGKAFRDVYHLNRHKLSHSDEKPFECPICQQRFKRKDRMTYHVRSHDGGVHKPYVCSVCGKGFSRPDHLSCHVKHVHSSERPFKCQVTACTSAFATKDRLRSHMIRHEGKVTCSICGKMLSAAYITSHLKTHGQTNFNSCNKGNEVHNSASATPVTISAPITSAMNRVNANNNNPVTIAAQMNISTNTVNITSPVSLQHPVTITGPVNIASVNIPATAPMNIAHPVAITTPMPMNIAGPLNIAMRPVDSMPFLSQVLPSSPPW, from the exons CAGGCCAATGAAGccctccaccaccagcaccaggtGGCCCAGAATAGCCTGCTACCACTCCTCAATGCAGGAAATGAACAAGTTGACCAGAAGCCTGTCTTGCCCATCCAAATAGACCAGAAGCCACCTACCGGCATTGCTGATCACCTCAAAGACAATgtggcaggtggaggaggtcaaCGGCCGCCAGTGCCTGTGATAAAGAAGGAACACAAAGGCAAGACACCTTTTGTATGTGGCTACTGCAACAAGGCCTTCCGCGACAGTTACCACCTGCGTCGTCATGAGTCCAGCCACACCGGCATTAAGATGGTGTCGCGCCCGAAGAAGACAGCCCAAACCGCCCCCACCATGGTACCTATGATCTCCACCATGCCGCGAGAGAACAACGGCAACCCTTCCTACACCTCCACG CAAAATGTGCCCAAGAAACCTGCCAAGCCCGTCAAGAAGAACCACGGGTGCGAGATGTGCGGCAAAGCCTTTCGTGATGTCTACCACCTGAATCGCCACAAGCTCTCCCACTCAGACGAGAAGCCTTTCGAGTGCCCCATCTGCCAGCAGCGCTTTAAAAGAAAGGACCGAATGACCTACCACGTCCGCTCTCATGACGGGGGAGTACACAAGCCCTATGTATGCTCTGTATGTGGGAAAGGCTTCTCAAG GCCAGACCACTTGAGCTGCCATGTTAAGCATGTGCATTCCTCAGAAAGGCCCTTTAAATGTCAAGTAACG GCCTGTACCTCTGCTTTCGCCACCAAAGACAGACTCCGTTCCCACATGATCCGACACGAAGGCAAAGTCACCTGTAGCATCTGTGGGAAGATGCTGAGCGCAGCCTACATCACCAGTCACCTGAAGACTCACGGACAGACCAACTTTAACTCCTGTAACAAAG GTAATGAAGTGCACAACTCTGCCTCAGCCACCCCAGTGACCATTTCTGCTCCCATCACCTCAGCGATGAACCGTGTCAacgccaacaacaacaaccccgTCACCATAGCCGCACAGATGAACATTAGCACCAACACGGTGAACATCACGTCTCCGGTCAGCCTCCAGCACCCGGTCACCATCACCGGGCCCGTCAACATCGCCTCCGTCAACATCCCCGCCACGGCGCCCATGAATATCGCCCACCCGGTGGCCATCACGACCCCCATGCCCATGAATATAGCCGGTCCGCTCAACATCGCCATGAGGCCCGTGGATAGCATGCCTTTTCTGTCCCAAGTCTTGCCTTCCTCCCCACCCTGgtaa
- the LOC115395574 gene encoding vascular endothelial zinc finger 1 isoform X1 has product MEPSWSTFLFQQANEALHHQHQVAQNSLLPLLNAGNEQVDQKPVLPIQIDQKPPTGIADHLKDNVAGGGGQRPPVPVIKKEHKGKTPFVCGYCNKAFRDSYHLRRHESSHTGIKMVSRPKKTAQTAPTMVPMISTMPRENNGNPSYTSTVANILSTATTSVSSGTSIMTSSAMGNVPQQNVPKKPAKPVKKNHGCEMCGKAFRDVYHLNRHKLSHSDEKPFECPICQQRFKRKDRMTYHVRSHDGGVHKPYVCSVCGKGFSRPDHLSCHVKHVHSSERPFKCQVTACTSAFATKDRLRSHMIRHEGKVTCSICGKMLSAAYITSHLKTHGQTNFNSCNKGNEVHNSASATPVTISAPITSAMNRVNANNNNPVTIAAQMNISTNTVNITSPVSLQHPVTITGPVNIASVNIPATAPMNIAHPVAITTPMPMNIAGPLNIAMRPVDSMPFLSQVLPSSPPW; this is encoded by the exons CAGGCCAATGAAGccctccaccaccagcaccaggtGGCCCAGAATAGCCTGCTACCACTCCTCAATGCAGGAAATGAACAAGTTGACCAGAAGCCTGTCTTGCCCATCCAAATAGACCAGAAGCCACCTACCGGCATTGCTGATCACCTCAAAGACAATgtggcaggtggaggaggtcaaCGGCCGCCAGTGCCTGTGATAAAGAAGGAACACAAAGGCAAGACACCTTTTGTATGTGGCTACTGCAACAAGGCCTTCCGCGACAGTTACCACCTGCGTCGTCATGAGTCCAGCCACACCGGCATTAAGATGGTGTCGCGCCCGAAGAAGACAGCCCAAACCGCCCCCACCATGGTACCTATGATCTCCACCATGCCGCGAGAGAACAACGGCAACCCTTCCTACACCTCCACGGTAGCCAACATCCTCTCCACGGCAACCACCTCCGTTTCCTCCGGCACGAGTATCATGACGTCTTCTGCGATGGGTAACGTGCCGCAGCAAAATGTGCCCAAGAAACCTGCCAAGCCCGTCAAGAAGAACCACGGGTGCGAGATGTGCGGCAAAGCCTTTCGTGATGTCTACCACCTGAATCGCCACAAGCTCTCCCACTCAGACGAGAAGCCTTTCGAGTGCCCCATCTGCCAGCAGCGCTTTAAAAGAAAGGACCGAATGACCTACCACGTCCGCTCTCATGACGGGGGAGTACACAAGCCCTATGTATGCTCTGTATGTGGGAAAGGCTTCTCAAG GCCAGACCACTTGAGCTGCCATGTTAAGCATGTGCATTCCTCAGAAAGGCCCTTTAAATGTCAAGTAACG GCCTGTACCTCTGCTTTCGCCACCAAAGACAGACTCCGTTCCCACATGATCCGACACGAAGGCAAAGTCACCTGTAGCATCTGTGGGAAGATGCTGAGCGCAGCCTACATCACCAGTCACCTGAAGACTCACGGACAGACCAACTTTAACTCCTGTAACAAAG GTAATGAAGTGCACAACTCTGCCTCAGCCACCCCAGTGACCATTTCTGCTCCCATCACCTCAGCGATGAACCGTGTCAacgccaacaacaacaaccccgTCACCATAGCCGCACAGATGAACATTAGCACCAACACGGTGAACATCACGTCTCCGGTCAGCCTCCAGCACCCGGTCACCATCACCGGGCCCGTCAACATCGCCTCCGTCAACATCCCCGCCACGGCGCCCATGAATATCGCCCACCCGGTGGCCATCACGACCCCCATGCCCATGAATATAGCCGGTCCGCTCAACATCGCCATGAGGCCCGTGGATAGCATGCCTTTTCTGTCCCAAGTCTTGCCTTCCTCCCCACCCTGgtaa